The following are encoded in a window of Roseimaritima ulvae genomic DNA:
- a CDS encoding protein kinase domain-containing protein: protein MDMTIQLDPQSENSPRRYRLEVTAGPHQGDSWILERAGDVVIGRADPSQIRLRNEPALSQQHMRLTVEADRITLTDLDSTNGTWLNGVRVQAARVDVGDQFGVADTAVMLAAVEQPAAGGQPPVAEPSVAATRLVLERSTKAHEETIDHTPSGEAASDPPQPDRIIGSYALGELLGEGGMASVYKAQHRRSKEWFAMKLVRAIDGVSEKQLQLFAREAGVILQLKHPRIVRAHEFGFHNNAPFLVMELLPAIDLQTIVDGLDTPQRIRTACWVTTRLLQALHYAHHKGIVHRDIKPSNILAYRKGRHLQIKLADFGLAKSYLDAGFSGITDECSVRGTLAYMAPEQFQDSLASQPTVDIFATGVCLYRLLTGVLPAESLKTGPVPPVQPDKLPQLPPQLAEIVARAVEKDPLRRFQSAEEMAAALHPFTQRK, encoded by the coding sequence ATGGACATGACGATCCAACTGGATCCACAATCAGAAAATTCGCCTCGCAGGTACCGCTTGGAGGTCACCGCCGGACCCCATCAAGGCGATTCGTGGATTTTGGAACGCGCGGGCGACGTGGTGATCGGCCGTGCCGATCCTTCGCAAATTCGGTTGCGCAACGAACCCGCGCTGTCGCAGCAGCACATGCGTTTAACCGTCGAAGCGGATCGCATCACCTTAACCGATCTCGACAGCACCAACGGCACCTGGCTAAATGGCGTGCGTGTCCAAGCGGCTCGCGTGGATGTGGGCGACCAATTTGGCGTCGCCGACACCGCGGTAATGCTGGCGGCCGTGGAGCAACCCGCGGCAGGCGGCCAACCGCCTGTCGCCGAACCAAGCGTTGCCGCCACCCGCTTGGTCCTGGAGCGGTCCACCAAGGCCCACGAAGAGACGATTGATCATACGCCCAGCGGGGAAGCCGCCTCCGACCCTCCACAGCCCGACCGCATCATCGGTTCTTACGCCCTGGGCGAACTGCTTGGAGAAGGCGGAATGGCCAGCGTGTACAAGGCCCAGCACCGTCGCTCCAAAGAATGGTTTGCGATGAAATTGGTGCGAGCCATCGATGGGGTCTCGGAAAAGCAACTGCAGTTGTTTGCCCGTGAGGCGGGGGTCATCTTGCAGCTCAAACACCCGCGGATCGTGCGTGCCCATGAATTCGGTTTTCACAACAACGCTCCATTTTTGGTGATGGAACTGTTGCCGGCGATCGATCTGCAAACGATTGTCGACGGGCTCGATACGCCTCAACGAATCCGCACCGCTTGTTGGGTAACCACGCGGCTGTTGCAGGCGCTGCATTACGCGCACCACAAGGGAATCGTCCACCGCGACATCAAGCCCAGCAACATTTTGGCCTACCGCAAAGGTCGCCACTTACAAATTAAGTTGGCCGATTTTGGATTGGCGAAATCTTACCTCGATGCCGGTTTCAGCGGCATCACCGACGAATGCTCGGTGCGGGGAACCCTGGCCTATATGGCTCCAGAACAGTTCCAGGACTCACTGGCTTCCCAGCCCACTGTCGATATTTTTGCCACCGGCGTTTGTCTGTACCGGTTGTTGACCGGGGTGTTGCCCGCCGAGTCGTTGAAAACCGGGCCGGTACCGCCTGTACAGCCCGACAAGCTTCCGCAATTGCCACCGCAGCTGGCGGAAATCGTTGCGCGCGCGGTCGAGAAAGACCCGCTGCGGCGGTTCCAATCAGCCGAAGAGATGGCGGCGGCACTGCATCCCTTTACCCAACGCAAATAG
- a CDS encoding protein kinase domain-containing protein, producing MLKISTAWFRQPVACPHCDCSFSLSSLLSDPGEDSGNLSAASLQRGNAASPAQHAESLPQSKQLGRYRLLRLLRLLGAGGFGVVYLAEDPELGRQVAIKMPRLSSGSKGNKSQSQSDGRRARARFQKEARAAAKLRHPNIVAVFDHGENADGVFIVYEYVAGETLEHAIEHGELQREESLRHVIAVAKALAYAARENIVHRDIKPANIMLDERGSPQIMDFGLAEALDGGTASTGGSIAGTPAYMSPEQARGDRKIGPASDQYALAAILYELVCGTRAITVRGRAAIAEIADRESPPLQPLAVLDQDLRCIILKAMHREPEQRYSSAGEFAQDLQDHLRGLPVAANPCGPVGRLLKWSRRNRPTAAALAASLVLLMGIALVSSAAAIMLQQGQQALSTALDDAKTARLEAERQAANTIEQKKLADDRAIQAQESQRLAEQEKQRAEQQRQRAEKQEQIAKRALAKELEAKRKRELAEQLAAEAIESEEQTSAELKAANAANRTLQYSEWLARAAADIRRHDYDAARRSLEKCDPQQRGWEWKFLLQACESDADYYPLSETPQDLRKQLAFPTYLSQFSGYEIYDYGDKRMPFDDAEERASIRFTPDRRFGFAIREDVLYRFDFAAATRLVLFQASELHSVEPLGNEGVFAVNVTRTAPPPNSPRG from the coding sequence ATGTTGAAAATTTCCACCGCCTGGTTTCGCCAGCCGGTGGCCTGCCCGCATTGCGATTGTTCTTTCTCGCTCAGCAGCCTGCTGTCGGATCCAGGGGAGGATTCCGGGAACCTTTCCGCGGCCTCGCTGCAGAGAGGCAACGCGGCTTCACCTGCCCAGCACGCTGAATCGCTGCCGCAAAGTAAGCAACTGGGGCGTTACCGTCTGCTTCGTCTGCTTCGTCTGCTTGGAGCCGGCGGATTCGGCGTGGTCTATTTGGCCGAAGATCCCGAATTGGGACGGCAGGTGGCGATTAAAATGCCCCGCCTGTCCAGCGGTTCGAAGGGCAACAAGAGCCAATCGCAAAGCGACGGGCGGCGCGCTCGAGCACGCTTTCAGAAAGAGGCTCGAGCGGCGGCCAAACTGCGGCATCCCAACATCGTGGCGGTGTTCGACCACGGCGAAAACGCGGACGGCGTGTTTATTGTCTACGAGTATGTTGCGGGAGAAACCCTGGAGCACGCCATCGAGCACGGCGAGTTGCAACGGGAAGAATCGCTGCGTCATGTGATCGCCGTGGCCAAAGCGTTGGCATATGCCGCTCGCGAAAATATCGTCCACCGCGACATCAAACCCGCCAACATCATGTTGGACGAACGCGGCAGCCCCCAGATCATGGACTTTGGCCTCGCCGAAGCACTCGACGGCGGCACCGCCAGTACCGGAGGCAGCATCGCCGGAACGCCCGCCTATATGTCGCCGGAACAGGCCCGTGGCGATCGCAAAATTGGCCCGGCCAGCGATCAGTACGCGTTGGCCGCCATCCTCTATGAGTTGGTTTGTGGTACCCGCGCGATCACGGTCCGGGGCCGCGCCGCGATTGCTGAAATTGCGGATCGCGAATCGCCACCGCTACAACCGCTGGCCGTGCTGGATCAGGATCTCCGTTGCATCATTCTTAAGGCCATGCACCGCGAACCGGAGCAACGTTATTCGAGTGCCGGTGAATTTGCCCAAGATCTGCAGGACCACCTGCGGGGCCTACCCGTGGCCGCCAACCCCTGCGGTCCGGTTGGGCGACTGCTCAAATGGTCGCGTCGCAATCGTCCCACCGCCGCGGCGCTGGCAGCTTCTCTGGTGCTACTGATGGGAATTGCCTTGGTTTCCAGCGCCGCTGCCATCATGCTGCAGCAAGGCCAGCAAGCGCTGTCCACGGCTCTGGACGATGCCAAAACCGCTCGTCTCGAAGCCGAACGTCAGGCAGCCAACACCATCGAACAAAAGAAATTGGCCGACGATCGAGCAATTCAAGCACAGGAAAGCCAACGGCTCGCCGAACAGGAAAAACAGCGAGCCGAGCAGCAACGGCAGCGAGCGGAGAAACAAGAGCAGATAGCGAAACGGGCCTTGGCAAAAGAACTGGAAGCCAAACGCAAACGTGAACTGGCCGAACAGCTGGCAGCGGAGGCGATCGAAAGTGAGGAACAAACAAGTGCCGAACTGAAAGCTGCAAATGCAGCCAATCGCACGCTCCAATACAGCGAATGGCTGGCTCGCGCGGCCGCCGACATTCGCCGCCATGACTACGACGCCGCCCGTCGGTCACTGGAAAAATGTGATCCTCAACAACGTGGCTGGGAGTGGAAATTCCTGTTGCAAGCCTGCGAGTCGGATGCGGACTATTATCCCCTGTCCGAAACTCCGCAAGACCTGCGAAAACAACTGGCCTTTCCAACCTACCTGAGCCAGTTCTCAGGTTATGAAATCTATGATTATGGTGACAAACGCATGCCTTTCGACGACGCTGAAGAGCGCGCGTCGATACGTTTCACTCCCGATCGCCGATTCGGATTTGCCATTCGCGAAGACGTTTTGTATCGCTTTGATTTTGCCGCGGCTACTCGACTCGTATTGTTTCAAGCAAGTGAATTACACAGTGTGGAACCGCTGGGCAATGAGGGAGTTTTTGCGGTCAACGTGACTCGCACCGCCCCCCCCCCGAACAGCCCAAGGGGCTAG